In the genome of Dromiciops gliroides isolate mDroGli1 chromosome 1, mDroGli1.pri, whole genome shotgun sequence, the window CTAGAagaggctagagcagaatctattatgtctGAGCtgaagtttaaagaaaaaaaaaagcaggagtagtaatcatgatctcagactaagcaaaagcaaaaatagatctaatttaaaaagataagcagagaaactacattttgctaaaagataccataaaTAGTGAAGTAATGTCattactatacatacatataagcaccaaatggtatagcatccaaattcttaaaggaaaagttaattgagttacaggaggaaatagatagtaaaactacACCGTTAGGAccttcaactttcccctctcagaactagataaatctcaccacaaaataaacaagaaagaagttaagaaacaAGAGTCAACAAGTGTCATCCAGCATTTCCTTGAAGTCTATAGTAAGGAGGAATTTTTTTTGTCTCCTGAGTTAGATGATTATGGAAATGTTGGCAAGACACCATTTCATGGATGGCCTTAATTGCTAGGCTAAGAGCTTTGAATGTTATTTTGTAGACATTTTGAGAGCCATTGAAGAGTTTTGAGTGCAGTTGTATCATGAGAGATGGGAGGCAAGGGGTTAGTATAAGCAGAAAGAATGGCCAGGAAGCTATTAGAATATATGAGGCACTTTCTGGTGTTGGAGCAGAAATAGCACCTcgcaaggggaaggaaaagaaggaagagcaggtcATCAGCCTTGGACCTCAGGTTGCAGAGGGAGAGAATGTGTTTGGTGTCTGTTATATTTTTGCTTCCTTCAATGACACCTTTGTCCACGTGACTGATCTGTCTGGCAAAGAAACCATTTGCCAAGTGACTGGTGGGATGAAGGTCAAGGCTGACAGAGATGAATCTTCTCCCTACGCTGCTATGTTGGCCACTCAGGACGTTGCCCAGAGATGTAAAGAACTAGGCATCACTGCCCTTCACATCAAACTTTGGGCCACAGGGGGATATAGGACTAAGACACCTGGCCCTGGTGCACAGTCAGCCCTGAGAGCCCTGGCACGTTCTGGAATGAAGATCGGGCGAATTGAGGATGTCACTCCAATCCCCTCTGACAGCACTCACAGAAAGGGTGGTTGCTGTGGTCGCTGTCTGTGAATATTGTTTGTTGGATTATTTTTGTCAATAAAAGcgtcacaataaaaaaaaaagaatatatgaggCAGATTGCAGTGAGGGACTATATTAATGATTGGTGGAAGCGATGGGGGAAAATGGCAAAGACAGGTAAATGAGATATCATAAAGGCAGAATTATATGAGAggtaagagagaaaatagataaaaatgcCCCTGAGATGTCTAGGTAAGTAGTGACACCATTAAACAGAAATATGGAAGTCAGAAGGAGGAAAATGTTTGGGGCTAAGAGTGAACTGAGGATTTTAATTAatacaaagaataacaaaaaaaagtttgtttttttttaagtgtttgaaGTAAGAGCAAAGAAAGTATGTAGTGGAAAAATCTCCAAACTAGAGCCAGAACACTTATGGGGGTTTTATAGATGACAAGCTCAACATGAGTCAACAGCATGATGTGGCAATGAAAAAAACTAATATGATCTCAGAGTGTATCAAAAGGAGCATCTTGTCCAGAACACTGGAGGTGATCATCCTGCTATACTCTAACATATTCAGACCACATTGGAAGCAGCATATTCAGTCCTGTGTGTAACATTTTAGAAAGATCATTGTCTAGTTGGAATACATCCAAAGACAAACGGGAGGGTTGTATCCTCTCAATCAGTCTTGATGAGACAGATTCCATATaaggactggttgaaggaactaatgatgtttagcctagaaaagagaagacttagggaaacAAGATGATTGTCTTCAAGTAGATAAAGAGATATCTTCTGGAAGAGGGACCAGACTTGTACTTCTTAATCTGAATGGGCAGAATAGGAAACAATAGGTAGAAGTTACAGAAAGGCAGATTATGGTTTGATATAAGGAGAAATGTATTAGAGttaatccaaaagtagaatgttCTAACTCAAGAGGCAAAAAATTCTTCCTTACTATAGGATTTCAAGGAAATGTTGGATGACACTTGTTGACTCTTGTTAAAAAGAGATTCTTGTTCAGAAATGAATTagatgagggagcagctaggtggcacagtgaataaagcaccggccctgtattcaggagtacctgagttcaaatccggcgtcagacacttgacacctactagctgtgtgaccctgggcaagtcacttaaccctcattgccccacaaaaaaacccccaaaaagacatttattaaaaagaaattacattctttttttttttttttagtgaggcaattggggttaagtgacttgcccagggtcacacagctagttaagtattaagtgtctgaggccggatttgaactcaggtactcctaactccagggccggtgctctatccactgtgccatctagctgccccaaaaagaaattaattagatGAGATAGATACCCTtggagatctcttccaactccaagattctgCACTTCTGAGTCCTGTGTCCTCATCTATATACAGGATAGCACTATGAGGTAGGGGtgtaatttaacctttctgattttaatttgcttattttaATAATGAGGGGGTGGCTGAATTCTCAGGGTTTCTAAGTTGCCTTCCAATTGTAAGAGTCTATAAAATATCTTTGTGAAATACTTATTGCTATTCCTGTGTAGTAGATAATGTAATGGTAACAGctgacagaaggaaggcaaaatcACTCAACTCctattttgctttcttctctAAAAGGAGGACAATCTTCAAATTGAAAGGGATTTTTGAATGTTGTTAAGAGAATTGAGTGAGGTTATAGAAAAAGAGCACCTAGGTGCGTTAAAGCAATTCAAGTCTCCGAGTCCAGTTGAATGACATCTTAGAATATTGAAAGAACTTGAAGATGTGATTGCAGAACTACTGTAAATAGTCTCTATGTAatcacaaagaaaggaaatgatgtTAGAAGTTTAGAGATTCCAGTTTCCAAAAAGGGAAACAGTGTAGGTCTTAGAAGCTGCCTATCATAAGCTCTACACCAATTCAAAAATTATTAAACTGATACATGTgtatactttttactt includes:
- the LOC122737039 gene encoding 40S ribosomal protein S14-like is translated as MRDGRQGVSISRKNGQEAIRIYEALSGVGAEIAPRKGKEKKEEQVISLGPQVAEGENVFGVCYIFASFNDTFVHVTDLSGKETICQVTGGMKVKADRDESSPYAAMLATQDVAQRCKELGITALHIKLWATGGYRTKTPGPGAQSALRALARSGMKIGRIEDVTPIPSDSTHRKGGCCGRCL